The proteins below are encoded in one region of Streptomyces marianii:
- a CDS encoding excalibur calcium-binding domain-containing protein: MSNPYTIAPQPGPQPAGAHRPLWRMKRTYAGGLLLMAIGFGCGGAADGAEEGRPASAAAEAGPGPTVTATVTATATVTATPEAPSATVTEPGPTVTVTKTRTVEVRGSGGDGSSASGGGGGSADVYYENCAAARAAGAAPVRRGEPGYGSHLDRDNDGIGCDWG; this comes from the coding sequence TTGAGCAATCCGTACACCATCGCTCCGCAGCCCGGACCGCAGCCCGCGGGAGCGCACCGGCCGCTGTGGAGGATGAAGCGCACCTATGCCGGCGGCCTGCTCCTCATGGCGATCGGCTTCGGCTGCGGTGGAGCCGCGGACGGGGCCGAGGAAGGGCGCCCGGCCTCCGCGGCGGCAGAGGCGGGTCCCGGTCCGACGGTCACCGCGACAGTGACGGCCACGGCGACGGTCACCGCGACCCCCGAGGCTCCCTCGGCGACGGTCACCGAGCCGGGGCCCACGGTCACCGTCACGAAGACCAGGACCGTCGAGGTCCGCGGATCGGGCGGCGACGGCAGCAGTGCGAGCGGTGGCGGGGGAGGGTCCGCCGACGTCTACTACGAGAACTGCGCGGCGGCCCGCGCCGCCGGTGCCGCGCCCGTCCGCCGCGGTGAGCCCGGTTACGGCAGCCACCTCGACCGCGACAACGACGGCATCGGCTGCGACTGGGGCTGA
- a CDS encoding alkaline phosphatase family protein, which produces MPITSPARKDLRVALWTRSRRLPAQASAQASETGTDVGTDTGERPVPDGSRDRSSADRPDGGTEAEGCSMHRAGDGQDVLGTDDGDASARTDVETNTRTASDTGTASTSTSTSGTGTGTRTRTGADTNARTASNTGTASTSDTGTASTSGTGTGTRTDGDLVSPVAPGTGGRRVVHPVAARVAHHGATAVAALVVLAALLLPNKLGHLTAPMFLRIPVEGIFGVAVLLLLGPGRRGRVRRLVPAFAGTALGLMVVLKLLDIGFDAVYKRPFDLVLDWILLDDGQSFLRDSMGPAGAIGVVVGVLVLVFLLLVLLTWAAVRLNRVLARHGAAAAGGTLVLGTVWVVCAALGVRNTAVPVAAGGSAEFLQDRVQQVRAGLRDKEEFARESADDDFAGVPADRLLTGLRGKDVLFAFIESYGRSAVQDPEMGPRVSALLADADRRLRAAGWSSRSAFLTSPTYGGGSWLAHSTFNSGLWIKNQQRYRNLTSGDRMTLTSAFQKTGAWRTVGIMPGVTRSWPEGKFYGLDHVYDSRGMGYKGPKFSWTPVPDQYSLSAFERLEHGRPGRGPMMAEIILASSHNPWAPIPRTLGWDEIGDGSVYDAIAEEGKDPQEVWEDPARIRTEYRRAIEYSLTSLITYVEKYGDENTVLVFLGDHQPVSTVTEDKLGRDVPVTILARDPAVLDRVSGWGWQPGLKPGPDAPVWRMDAFRDRFLSAYGDRPGAAPSTGR; this is translated from the coding sequence ATGCCGATCACCAGCCCTGCGCGGAAGGACCTACGGGTGGCGCTCTGGACACGCTCACGCCGGCTGCCGGCCCAGGCCTCGGCTCAGGCCTCGGAAACCGGGACGGACGTCGGCACGGACACCGGCGAACGGCCCGTTCCCGACGGCTCCCGGGACCGCTCCTCGGCCGACCGCCCGGACGGCGGCACCGAGGCGGAGGGGTGCAGCATGCACCGGGCGGGCGACGGTCAGGACGTCCTCGGCACAGACGACGGGGACGCCTCTGCCCGCACCGACGTGGAAACCAACACCCGTACCGCCTCCGACACCGGCACTGCCTCCACCTCCACCTCCACCTCCGGCACCGGAACCGGAACCAGGACCAGGACCGGGGCCGACACCAACGCCCGTACCGCCTCAAACACCGGAACCGCCTCCACCTCCGACACCGGCACTGCCTCCACCTCCGGCACCGGCACCGGCACCCGTACCGACGGAGATCTGGTCTCCCCGGTGGCGCCCGGCACAGGCGGCCGTCGTGTCGTTCACCCCGTCGCGGCGCGCGTGGCCCACCACGGCGCCACCGCCGTGGCCGCCCTGGTCGTCCTCGCCGCGCTCCTCCTGCCGAACAAGCTCGGGCATCTCACGGCGCCCATGTTCCTCCGCATACCGGTGGAGGGGATCTTCGGCGTCGCCGTGCTGCTGCTCCTCGGACCGGGCCGGCGCGGCCGGGTGAGGCGCCTCGTCCCGGCGTTCGCCGGCACGGCGCTCGGCCTGATGGTCGTGCTCAAGCTGCTCGACATCGGGTTCGACGCCGTCTACAAGCGACCGTTCGACCTCGTGCTCGACTGGATCCTCCTCGACGACGGCCAGTCGTTCCTCCGCGACTCCATGGGCCCGGCGGGCGCGATCGGCGTCGTGGTCGGAGTCCTCGTGCTCGTGTTCCTGCTGCTCGTCCTCCTGACGTGGGCCGCCGTACGGCTGAACCGGGTCCTGGCCCGTCACGGGGCGGCGGCGGCGGGAGGCACGCTCGTGCTCGGGACCGTGTGGGTCGTGTGCGCCGCGCTGGGGGTGCGCAACACGGCGGTGCCCGTCGCGGCGGGCGGTTCGGCCGAGTTCCTGCAGGACCGGGTGCAGCAGGTACGCGCCGGCCTGCGGGACAAGGAGGAGTTCGCCCGCGAGTCCGCCGACGACGACTTCGCCGGTGTACCCGCCGACCGGTTGCTCACCGGACTGCGCGGCAAGGACGTCCTCTTCGCCTTCATCGAGAGCTACGGACGCAGCGCGGTCCAGGACCCGGAGATGGGACCGCGGGTCTCGGCCCTCCTCGCGGACGCGGACCGCCGGCTGCGCGCGGCCGGCTGGTCCTCCCGGAGCGCGTTCCTCACCTCCCCGACATACGGTGGCGGGAGCTGGCTGGCGCACTCCACGTTCAACTCGGGCCTGTGGATCAAGAACCAGCAGCGGTACCGCAACCTCACCTCCGGCGACCGCATGACGCTGACCAGTGCCTTCCAGAAGACGGGGGCCTGGCGGACGGTCGGCATCATGCCCGGCGTCACACGGTCCTGGCCGGAAGGGAAGTTCTACGGCCTCGACCACGTCTACGACTCGCGCGGCATGGGCTACAAGGGCCCGAAGTTCAGCTGGACGCCGGTGCCCGACCAGTACAGCCTCTCCGCGTTCGAGCGCCTGGAGCACGGAAGGCCGGGCCGGGGGCCCATGATGGCGGAGATCATCCTCGCGTCGAGCCACAACCCGTGGGCGCCGATACCGAGGACACTCGGCTGGGACGAGATCGGGGACGGCTCCGTGTACGACGCCATCGCGGAGGAGGGCAAGGACCCCCAGGAGGTATGGGAGGACCCGGCGCGGATCCGCACCGAGTACCGTCGTGCGATCGAGTACTCGCTGACGAGCCTCATCACGTACGTGGAGAAGTACGGCGACGAGAACACCGTGCTCGTGTTCCTCGGCGACCACCAGCCCGTGTCCACGGTCACCGAGGACAAGCTCGGCCGGGACGTGCCCGTCACGATCCTCGCCCGCGATCCGGCCGTGCTGGACCGGGTCTCCGGCTGGGGCTGGCAGCCGGGCCTCAAGCCCGGTCCGGATGCCCCGGTCTGGCGCATGGACGCCTTCCGCGACCGGTTCCTCTCCGCGTACGGGGACCGGCCGGGGGCGGCGCCGTCGACGGGGCGCTGA
- a CDS encoding histidine phosphatase family protein, producing MTVRLTFLCAVAWDGTRGTRSTVFGDGPPSERVLRDAGAARAALPSYLPSLRAPSARCATVATALGLEPAVESALRDIDYGVWRGRTVEEVAAADPDGFTAWLRDPDATPHGGESVRRLCRRTAEWLDGLPPDTGRALVIAEPTTVRALLVHALSAPARAFWRLDAPALCTLSFPARDGRWSVRPGRLPVHCRPGPGVWGVSGAADVSAVVQHVGAARARGVRSAVRAGTSPGRVRARTGTT from the coding sequence ATGACGGTCCGCCTGACGTTTCTCTGTGCGGTCGCGTGGGACGGCACCCGAGGTACCCGGAGCACGGTTTTCGGTGACGGGCCCCCGAGCGAGCGTGTCCTGCGGGACGCGGGTGCGGCCAGGGCGGCCCTGCCCTCGTACCTGCCCTCCCTCCGGGCGCCTTCGGCGCGCTGTGCGACCGTGGCCACCGCCCTCGGACTGGAACCCGCGGTCGAGTCCGCGCTCCGCGACATCGACTACGGCGTCTGGCGGGGCCGTACGGTCGAGGAGGTCGCGGCGGCCGACCCCGACGGCTTCACGGCCTGGCTGAGGGATCCGGACGCCACGCCCCACGGCGGTGAGTCCGTACGCCGACTGTGCCGCCGTACCGCCGAGTGGCTGGACGGCCTCCCGCCGGACACCGGCCGCGCCCTGGTGATCGCCGAACCAACGACCGTCAGGGCCCTGCTCGTGCATGCACTGTCGGCACCGGCGCGTGCCTTCTGGCGCCTCGACGCACCGGCGCTCTGCACGCTCTCGTTCCCGGCGCGGGACGGTCGCTGGTCCGTCCGGCCCGGTCGCCTCCCCGTCCACTGCCGCCCCGGCCCGGGAGTCTGGGGCGTCTCCGGCGCGGCGGACGTCTCCGCCGTCGTCCAGCACGTCGGCGCCGCGCGGGCGAGGGGGGTGCGGAGCGCCGTACGCGCAGGAACGTCTCCGGGGCGCGTGCGCGCGCGGACCGGAACGACGTGA